The DNA region CGAAGATCGATACTGCCTGCGCCGAGCTCCGCGCGACCGCACCATTTCAGGTGAAACCGTTTGCCGATCACGCCGTTTCGCTGATTGCCACGGAGCTGCCCTCGTTGAAGGTGTCGGTGATGGACAAGACGGCGCGCATCCTGGAGCGGCGACTGGCCGCTTCCGGCAACCGGCTGTCGCGGGAGCGGCGCGTGCCCCATGAGGCTAAGGCGCTTGCGGCCTCGATCAAGGATGTCATGGCGATTCCGGAGGACGCGCCGAAGCTCGTCGTCGTTTTCGGCGCCTCGGCGGTCATCGACGCGGCGGATGTCATTCCGGAAGCGATACGCGACGCGGGCGGGCGCATCCTAAGTGTCGGCATGCCGGTCGATCCGGGAAATCTGATGGTCCTTGGCCGCATCGGCGAAACTTATGTCGTCGGCGCTCCGGGCTGTGCCCGCAGCCCGAAGGAAAACGGCTTCGACTGGGTTCTCGACCGCATCCTGGCCGGCGAGGAACCGCGCGCGCGCGACGTCACCGGAATGGGCGTCGGAGGCCTGCTGATGGAGATACAATCGCGGCCACAGCCGCGCGACGTGCCTGCCAGGAAACGTGCGGATGCTTCCGTTGCGATCGTCCTGCTTGCCGCCGGCCGGGCGCGCCGCATGGGCGAGGGCGGCCGGCACAAGCTGCTGGCCGAATTCGACGGCATGCCGCTGGTGCGCCGCTCGGCATCGATTGCTGTTGCCAGCAGGGCTTCGTCAGTCACGGTCGTGACGGGTCATCGCCGTGCCGAGATTGAAGTCGCACTTGATGGCTTGAGCGTGCAGCTGGTCTTCAACGCTGATTATGCTTCCGGCATGGCAAGCTCTCTCGCGGCCGGCTTCGCGAATGCCCATGCGGGCGGCGCAGACGGCGTCCTCGTCATGCTTGCGGATATGCCGGGGGTCTCGACGGCGGACCTCGATCATTTGATCAGCGCATTCGAGCAGGCCGAAGGCCGGGCGATCGTTCGGGCGGTCTCCGGAGGCAAGCGCGGAAATCCCGTCATTCTGCCACGATCACTGTATCATCCAGTGCTTGCGCTCGAAGGCGATGTCGGTGCGCGCCACATCATCGAGACGGCAGGGCTACCGGTCGTCGATGTCGACATCGGCGAGAGCGCGCATCTCGACGTGGATACACCGGAGGCGATTGCCGCGGCAGGCGGCATACTGAAAGGATAGAAATGGACGCGGCTGGTATAGAGGAAATGTTTCAGGGGCTCGGTCCCGTGACGATCAAGCGCATGTTCGGCGGCAAGGGCATCTATCACCTCGGCCGCATCGTCGCCGTCGAAGTCGGCGGCGAGGTGCTGCTCAAGGCGGACGGCGAGAGCTCGCCGGAATTTGCCGCAGCGGGCTCCAGCCAATGGGTCTATGAGGGCAAGAAAGGCAATCCGGTTAAAATGCCCTACTGGTCGATCCCGGAAGCCGCCTATGACGATCCGGATGAAATGGCGAAATGGGTCCGGCTTGCCTACGAGGCGTCGCTCAGAGCCGAATAATCAGCGGAAGTCTTCGCTGTCCAGATAACCGATTGCGGCCTTGGCGAAGTCGGAGAGCGGAGTCGGCAGTTCGGATCGCGTGAACCAACCGAAATCCGAGAGTTTTTCCGGCTCCGTCAGCTGAGGATCGCCTTCGACCTGTCGAGCGATATAGAGAAACGAGACCCAATGCTGCGCGTCAGGGCCTGAAATCACTTCCGCGTGACCGA from Rhizobium sullae includes:
- a CDS encoding NTP transferase domain-containing protein; translated protein: MIFGEFGVNGAEGLVLAHSIKMADGTLPKGHVVDAADVVWLKKSGVEKIVAARLEDGDLGEDEAAARLGEAIAPDHLRFSEAATGRVNIYASTDGLFVANREAVDRLNRIDPAITLACLADHTHVSAGDMVATFKVIPLAVPGAKIDTACAELRATAPFQVKPFADHAVSLIATELPSLKVSVMDKTARILERRLAASGNRLSRERRVPHEAKALAASIKDVMAIPEDAPKLVVVFGASAVIDAADVIPEAIRDAGGRILSVGMPVDPGNLMVLGRIGETYVVGAPGCARSPKENGFDWVLDRILAGEEPRARDVTGMGVGGLLMEIQSRPQPRDVPARKRADASVAIVLLAAGRARRMGEGGRHKLLAEFDGMPLVRRSASIAVASRASSVTVVTGHRRAEIEVALDGLSVQLVFNADYASGMASSLAAGFANAHAGGADGVLVMLADMPGVSTADLDHLISAFEQAEGRAIVRAVSGGKRGNPVILPRSLYHPVLALEGDVGARHIIETAGLPVVDVDIGESAHLDVDTPEAIAAAGGILKG
- a CDS encoding TfoX/Sxy family protein; its protein translation is MDAAGIEEMFQGLGPVTIKRMFGGKGIYHLGRIVAVEVGGEVLLKADGESSPEFAAAGSSQWVYEGKKGNPVKMPYWSIPEAAYDDPDEMAKWVRLAYEASLRAE